The following proteins are encoded in a genomic region of Streptomyces collinus Tu 365:
- the thyX gene encoding FAD-dependent thymidylate synthase → MGRTPVTTPESLTLRGDVTVELVKSSASDADVLFAARVSTLGEQSLDELKKDPERSKGLINYLMRDRHGSPFEHNSMTFFISAPIFVFREFMRHRVGWSYNEESGRYRELEPVFYVPDASRKLVQEGRPGKYVFVEGSPAQHEAVRGTLAESYEQAYAAYQKLLAEGVAREVARSVLPVGLFSSMYATCNARSLMHFLGLRTQHELAKVPSFPQREIEMVGEKMEAEWARLMPLTYAAFNGNGRVAP, encoded by the coding sequence ATGGGAAGGACCCCCGTGACCACCCCCGAGTCGCTCACCCTGCGCGGTGACGTCACCGTCGAACTCGTGAAGTCCAGCGCTTCGGATGCCGACGTCCTCTTCGCCGCCCGCGTCTCCACGCTCGGCGAGCAGTCCCTGGACGAGCTGAAGAAGGACCCCGAGCGCTCCAAGGGGCTGATCAACTACCTGATGCGGGACCGGCACGGCAGCCCGTTCGAGCACAACTCGATGACCTTCTTCATCAGCGCTCCGATCTTCGTGTTCCGCGAGTTCATGCGGCACCGGGTCGGCTGGTCGTACAACGAGGAGTCGGGCCGCTACCGGGAGCTCGAGCCGGTCTTCTACGTCCCCGACGCCTCCCGCAAGCTCGTGCAGGAGGGGCGCCCGGGCAAGTACGTCTTCGTCGAGGGCAGCCCGGCCCAGCACGAGGCCGTGCGCGGCACCCTGGCGGAGTCCTACGAGCAGGCGTACGCGGCCTACCAGAAGCTCCTCGCCGAGGGCGTGGCCCGTGAGGTCGCCCGCTCGGTCCTGCCGGTGGGCCTCTTCTCCTCGATGTACGCCACCTGCAACGCCCGCTCGCTGATGCACTTCCTCGGCCTGCGCACCCAGCACGAGCTGGCCAAGGTGCCGTCCTTCCCGCAGCGGGAGATCGAGATGGTCGGCGAGAAGATGGAGGCGGAGTGGGCCCGGCTCATGCCGCTCACCTACGCCGCCTTCAACGGCAACGGCCGCGTGGCCCCCTGA
- the eccD gene encoding type VII secretion integral membrane protein EccD, whose translation MTAAATGGPGTGAPSGSGTGTGFCRVTIVAPDSRIDVALPDDVPVADLCPEILRLSQQSPDAGAPVGYHLVRTDGTVLDGSRSFAAQRILDGELLTLRPFADSLPPAVFDDVAEAVASAVGRQHTLWSGDLTRAAGLVGGGVLPALLAFVAWTADPRHDMNGLAGILAAVTGILLVVLAAVRARVYDDRGSAVALGLGALPNVGVAGSGLLPLAAGEGIGRLQFLLACAAVLVAALVLTLCSPQGDGPFVAFVFASAVALVVVFVATLAHWTPTEMAGLCAPIAVGGLAFLPGMSMRFARLPIGFEAPSNAPRAAYGTESVQEPVDIERIEAQARRGHELLVGLVGGCALLAVGAAAVLGFSDGVWAQLLAFATGVAMLMRAGLFRYTAQVASVLAAGLGALVLLGLGLALNPPQSVMRAALAGDRTDLDIRTVWLIAVIAAAAALVTALGLILPRGGLTPFWGRFLEICEGFVLLTLIPLALAVFDVYATARAMTSK comes from the coding sequence ATGACGGCCGCCGCCACCGGCGGACCCGGGACGGGAGCCCCTTCCGGATCCGGCACGGGAACCGGCTTCTGCCGGGTGACCATCGTCGCGCCGGACAGCCGTATCGACGTGGCACTGCCCGACGACGTCCCGGTCGCCGACCTCTGCCCGGAGATCCTCCGGCTGTCCCAGCAGAGCCCCGACGCGGGCGCCCCGGTCGGCTACCACCTGGTCCGCACCGACGGCACCGTCCTGGACGGTTCCCGTTCGTTCGCCGCCCAGCGGATTCTCGACGGTGAACTCCTCACCCTGCGTCCCTTCGCGGACTCCCTGCCGCCCGCCGTCTTCGACGACGTGGCCGAGGCGGTCGCGTCCGCCGTCGGCCGGCAGCACACGCTGTGGAGCGGCGACCTGACCCGCGCCGCGGGCCTCGTCGGCGGCGGAGTGCTCCCGGCGCTGCTCGCCTTCGTCGCCTGGACCGCCGATCCGCGCCACGACATGAACGGCCTGGCGGGCATCCTCGCCGCGGTCACCGGCATCCTCCTGGTCGTCCTGGCCGCCGTCCGGGCCCGCGTCTACGACGACCGGGGTTCGGCCGTCGCCCTCGGCCTCGGGGCGCTGCCCAACGTGGGGGTCGCGGGCAGCGGACTGCTGCCGCTGGCGGCCGGAGAGGGCATCGGCAGGCTGCAGTTCCTGCTGGCGTGCGCGGCCGTCCTGGTCGCCGCCCTCGTCCTCACCCTGTGCTCCCCGCAGGGCGACGGCCCCTTCGTCGCCTTCGTCTTCGCCTCGGCCGTCGCCCTCGTGGTCGTCTTCGTCGCCACCCTGGCGCACTGGACCCCGACCGAGATGGCCGGGCTGTGCGCACCGATCGCGGTCGGCGGCCTCGCCTTCCTGCCGGGCATGTCGATGCGCTTCGCGCGCCTGCCCATCGGCTTCGAGGCCCCCAGCAACGCGCCCCGCGCGGCCTACGGCACCGAGTCCGTCCAGGAGCCCGTGGACATCGAGCGGATCGAGGCCCAGGCCCGGCGGGGCCACGAACTGCTCGTCGGGCTCGTCGGCGGCTGCGCCCTGCTCGCCGTCGGCGCCGCGGCGGTACTCGGCTTCTCCGACGGCGTCTGGGCCCAGCTGCTGGCCTTCGCCACCGGCGTGGCCATGCTGATGCGCGCCGGCCTCTTCCGCTACACCGCCCAGGTGGCGTCCGTCCTCGCGGCGGGCCTCGGCGCCCTGGTGCTGCTCGGCCTCGGCCTCGCCCTCAACCCGCCGCAGTCGGTGATGCGCGCGGCGCTGGCCGGCGACCGCACGGACCTGGACATCCGGACCGTCTGGCTGATCGCGGTGATCGCCGCGGCCGCCGCCCTGGTCACCGCTCTGGGGCTGATCCTGCCGCGCGGTGGCCTGACCCCCTTCTGGGGCCGCTTCCTGGAGATCTGCGAGGGATTCGTGCTGCTGACGCTGATCCCGCTGGCCCTGGCGGTCTTCGACGTGTACGCCACCGCGCGGGCGATGACCAGCAAGTAG
- the dapB gene encoding 4-hydroxy-tetrahydrodipicolinate reductase — translation MSKLRVAVLGAKGRIGSEAVRAVEAAEDMELVAALGRGDKLETLTETGAQVVVELTTPASVMDNLDFCVRHGIHAVVGTTGWTDERLARLRGWLDGSPETGVLIAPNFSIGAVLTMKFAQIAAPYFESVEVVELHHPNKVDAPSGTATRTAQLIAEARRRAGTAPAPDATTTALDGARGADVDGVPVHAVRLRGLLAHQEVLLGGEGETLTVRHDSLHHSSFMPGILLGARRVVTTPGLTFGLEHFLDLS, via the coding sequence ATGAGCAAGCTGCGTGTGGCGGTCCTCGGCGCCAAGGGCCGGATCGGGTCCGAGGCGGTACGGGCGGTCGAGGCCGCCGAGGACATGGAGCTGGTCGCCGCCCTCGGCCGGGGCGACAAGCTGGAGACGCTGACGGAGACCGGCGCCCAGGTGGTCGTGGAGCTGACCACCCCGGCGTCGGTCATGGACAACCTCGACTTCTGCGTGCGCCACGGCATCCACGCGGTCGTCGGTACGACGGGCTGGACCGACGAGCGCCTGGCGCGGCTCAGGGGCTGGCTCGACGGGTCCCCGGAGACCGGCGTGCTCATCGCGCCGAACTTCTCCATCGGCGCCGTGCTGACCATGAAGTTCGCGCAGATCGCCGCGCCGTACTTCGAGTCGGTCGAGGTCGTCGAGCTGCACCACCCCAACAAGGTGGACGCCCCGTCCGGGACCGCCACCCGCACGGCCCAGCTCATCGCCGAGGCCCGCCGCCGGGCCGGCACGGCCCCGGCGCCGGACGCCACCACCACGGCCCTGGACGGCGCTCGCGGCGCCGACGTGGACGGCGTCCCCGTGCACGCGGTCCGCCTGCGCGGCCTCCTGGCCCACCAGGAGGTCCTGCTCGGCGGCGAGGGCGAGACCCTCACCGTCCGCCACGACTCCCTGCATCACAGCAGCTTCATGCCGGGCATCCTGCTCGGCGCCCGCCGGGTGGTGACGACTCCGGGCCTGACCTTCGGCCTGGAGCACTTCCTGGACCTGAGCTGA
- the dapA gene encoding 4-hydroxy-tetrahydrodipicolinate synthase — translation MAPTSTPQTPFGRVLTAMVTPFTADGALDLDGAQRLAAHLVDAGNDGLIVNGTTGESPTTSDAEKSDLVRAVVEAVGDRAHVVAGVGTNDTHHSIQLAREAERAGAHGLLVVTPYYNKPPQEGLYRHFTAVADATGLPVMLYDIPGRSGVPINTETLVRLAEHPRIVANKDAKGDLGRASWAIAQSGLAWYSGDDMLNLPLLSVGAVGFVSVVGHLVTPDLRALVDAYTSGDVVKATEIHQKLLPVYTGMFRTQGVMTTKAALTLQGLPAGPLRAPMVECSTEEIAQLKIDLAAGGVQL, via the coding sequence ATGGCTCCGACCTCGACTCCGCAGACCCCCTTCGGGCGGGTCCTCACCGCCATGGTCACGCCCTTCACGGCGGACGGCGCACTCGACCTCGACGGCGCGCAGCGGCTCGCCGCCCACCTGGTGGACGCAGGCAACGACGGCCTGATCGTCAACGGCACCACCGGCGAGTCCCCCACCACCAGTGACGCGGAGAAATCGGACCTGGTACGAGCCGTGGTCGAAGCGGTCGGCGACCGCGCCCACGTCGTGGCCGGAGTCGGCACCAACGACACCCACCACAGCATCCAGCTCGCCCGCGAGGCCGAGCGCGCCGGCGCACACGGCCTGCTGGTCGTCACGCCGTACTACAACAAGCCCCCGCAGGAGGGCCTGTACCGGCACTTCACGGCCGTCGCCGACGCCACCGGCCTGCCGGTCATGCTCTACGACATCCCTGGCCGCAGCGGCGTCCCGATCAACACCGAGACGCTCGTCCGCCTCGCCGAGCACCCGCGGATCGTCGCCAACAAGGACGCCAAGGGCGACCTCGGCCGCGCGAGCTGGGCCATCGCCCAGTCCGGCCTCGCCTGGTACTCGGGCGACGACATGCTGAACCTGCCCCTGCTCTCGGTGGGCGCCGTCGGCTTCGTCTCGGTCGTCGGCCACCTCGTCACCCCCGACCTGCGCGCCCTCGTCGACGCGTACACCTCGGGCGACGTGGTCAAGGCCACCGAGATCCACCAGAAGCTGCTCCCGGTCTACACGGGTATGTTCCGCACCCAGGGCGTCATGACCACCAAGGCGGCACTCACCCTTCAGGGCCTGCCCGCCGGACCGCTGCGCGCCCCCATGGTCGAGTGCTCGACCGAGGAGATCGCCCAGCTCAAGATCGATCTTGCCGCCGGCGGGGTACAGCTCTGA
- a CDS encoding tetratricopeptide repeat protein produces MRAKITYLVTAAVLLFYFVLVGSRGVMLIQSGTVVTVTFGVAVLILPVIGLWFLWKNTQFVRRANQLAAELDAEGGLPVDELKRTPAGRIDRDSADEVFARRRAETEEAPDDWRSWFRLAVAYHDARDTPRARKAMQRAIALHDGKPVRV; encoded by the coding sequence ATGCGCGCGAAGATCACCTACCTCGTCACGGCCGCCGTTCTGCTGTTCTACTTCGTCCTGGTCGGCAGCCGCGGCGTGATGCTCATCCAGTCCGGCACGGTCGTCACCGTCACCTTCGGGGTGGCGGTGCTGATCCTGCCGGTCATCGGGCTGTGGTTCCTGTGGAAGAACACCCAGTTCGTCCGCAGGGCCAACCAGCTCGCCGCCGAGCTCGACGCCGAGGGCGGCCTGCCCGTCGACGAGCTGAAGCGCACCCCGGCCGGCCGTATCGACCGTGATTCGGCCGACGAGGTGTTCGCCAGGCGCAGGGCCGAGACCGAGGAGGCGCCGGACGACTGGCGCAGCTGGTTCCGGCTCGCCGTCGCCTACCACGACGCCCGGGACACCCCCCGTGCCCGCAAGGCGATGCAGCGGGCCATCGCGCTGCACGACGGCAAACCCGTCCGGGTCTGA
- a CDS encoding DUF397 domain-containing protein has translation MTETEAETRARKDRERDELYALDISDVEWHCAPGTEQDEERVEIAYLPAGAVAMRSSLDPDTVLRYTEAEWRAFVLGARDGEFDLGAGAEGGPDPVG, from the coding sequence ATGACGGAGACGGAAGCGGAGACCAGGGCGCGCAAGGACCGGGAGCGGGACGAGCTCTACGCGCTGGACATCTCGGACGTCGAGTGGCATTGCGCGCCGGGCACGGAGCAGGACGAGGAGCGTGTCGAGATCGCCTACCTGCCGGCCGGGGCGGTGGCGATGCGGTCCTCCCTCGACCCGGACACGGTGCTGCGCTACACGGAGGCCGAGTGGCGGGCGTTCGTGCTGGGGGCCCGGGACGGGGAGTTCGATCTGGGCGCGGGGGCGGAGGGCGGTCCGGACCCGGTGGGGTGA
- a CDS encoding M16 family metallopeptidase, translated as MTSRSSKATARTSTEARAVARTQTLIKGANGIGTVRKTTLPGGLRIVTETLPSVRSATFGIWAHVGSRDETPSLNGATHYLEHLLFKGTGRRSALDISAALDAVGGEMNAFTAKEYTCYYARVLDTDLPLAIDVVCDMLTGSLILEEDVNVERGAILEEIAMTEDDPGDCVHDLFAHTMFGDNALGRPVLGTVDTVNALTADRIRRFYRKHYDPTHLVVACAGNIDHNKVVRQVRAAFEKAGALGNPEALPIAPRDGSRRLRTSGKVELLGRKTEQAHVVLGMPGLARTDDRRWAMGVLNTALGGGMSSRLFQEVREKRGLAYSVYSYTSGFADCGLFGVYAGCRPSQVHDVLRICRDELDHVAAEGLSDDEIGRAIGQLQGSTVLGLEDTGALMNRIGKSELCWGEQMSVDDMLARIAAVTPDEVRAVARDVLGQRPSLSVIGPLKDKQAARLHDAVA; from the coding sequence GTGACGTCCCGTAGCTCCAAGGCGACGGCCCGCACCTCCACCGAGGCGCGGGCCGTCGCCCGTACCCAAACCCTCATCAAGGGAGCCAACGGCATCGGCACGGTCCGCAAGACCACCCTCCCGGGCGGCCTGCGCATCGTCACCGAGACCCTGCCCTCGGTCCGCTCCGCGACCTTCGGCATCTGGGCGCACGTGGGCTCCCGCGACGAGACCCCCTCGCTGAACGGTGCCACGCACTACCTGGAGCACCTGCTCTTCAAGGGCACCGGCCGCAGGTCGGCCCTCGACATCTCCGCCGCCCTCGACGCGGTCGGCGGCGAGATGAACGCGTTCACGGCCAAGGAGTACACGTGCTACTACGCGCGCGTGCTCGACACCGACCTGCCGCTCGCCATCGACGTCGTCTGCGACATGCTGACCGGCTCGCTCATCCTCGAAGAGGACGTCAACGTCGAGCGCGGCGCGATCCTCGAAGAGATCGCCATGACCGAGGACGACCCGGGCGACTGCGTGCACGACCTGTTCGCGCACACCATGTTCGGCGACAACGCCCTCGGCCGCCCGGTCCTCGGCACGGTCGACACGGTCAACGCGCTCACCGCCGACCGCATCCGCCGCTTCTACCGCAAGCACTACGACCCGACACACCTCGTCGTGGCCTGCGCGGGCAACATCGACCACAACAAGGTCGTACGGCAGGTCCGCGCGGCCTTCGAGAAGGCCGGCGCCCTCGGGAACCCGGAGGCGCTGCCCATCGCCCCGCGCGACGGCAGCCGCCGGCTGCGCACGTCCGGCAAGGTCGAACTGCTGGGCCGCAAGACCGAGCAGGCGCACGTCGTCCTCGGCATGCCGGGCCTGGCCCGCACCGACGACCGCCGCTGGGCCATGGGCGTGCTCAACACCGCCCTGGGCGGCGGCATGTCCTCCCGCCTCTTCCAGGAGGTCCGGGAGAAGCGCGGCCTCGCCTACAGCGTGTACTCGTACACCTCGGGATTCGCCGACTGCGGCCTGTTCGGCGTGTACGCGGGCTGCCGCCCGAGCCAGGTCCACGACGTGCTGCGGATCTGCCGGGACGAGCTCGACCACGTCGCCGCCGAGGGCCTGTCCGACGACGAGATCGGCCGCGCGATCGGCCAGCTCCAGGGCTCCACCGTCCTGGGCCTGGAGGACACCGGCGCGCTGATGAACCGTATCGGCAAGAGCGAGCTGTGCTGGGGCGAGCAGATGTCCGTCGACGACATGCTGGCCCGGATCGCCGCGGTCACCCCGGACGAGGTCCGGGCGGTCGCCCGCGACGTCCTGGGACAGCGCCCCTCGCTGTCGGTCATCGGCCCGCTGAAGGACAAGCAGGCCGCGCGGCTGCACGACGCGGTCGCCTGA
- a CDS encoding polyribonucleotide nucleotidyltransferase, with the protein MENETHYAEAVIDNGAFGTRTIRFETGRLAKQAAGSAVAYLDDDTMVLSATTASKNPKDQLDFFPLTVDVEERMYAAGKIPGSFFRREGRPSEDAILTCRLIDRPLRPSFKKGLRNEIQVVATIMALNPDHLYDVVAINAASASTQLAGLPFSGPIGGVRVALIRGQWVAFPTHTELEDAVFDMVVAGRALEDGDVAIMMVEAEATDKTIKLVEGGSEAPTEEVVAAGLEAAKPFIKVLCKAQADLASKAAKPTAEFPIFLDYQDDVLEALTAAVKPELAQALTIAGKQEREAELDRVKGLAAEKLLPEFEGREKEISAAYRSLTKTLVRERVIKEKKRIDGRGVTDIRTLAAEVEAIPRVHGSAVFERGETQILGVTTLNMLRMEQQLDTLSPVTRKRYMHNYNFPPYSTGETGRVGSPKRREIGHGALAERALVPVLPTREEFPYAIRQVSEALSSNGSTSMGSVCASTMSLLNAGVPLKAPVAGIAMGLISQEIEGETHYVTLTDILGAEDAFGDMDFKVAGTKEFVTALQLDTKLDGIPASVLAAALKQARDARLHILDVMMEAIDTPDEMSPNAPRIITVKIPVDKIGEVIGPKGKMINQIQEDTGAEITIEDDGTIYIGAADGPSAEAARTTINGIANPTMPEVGERYLGTVVKTTTFGAFVSLLPGKDGLLHISQIRKLAGGKRVENVEDVLGVGQKVQVEIAEIDSRGKLSLIPVIEGEEGSDETQKDDAEQ; encoded by the coding sequence GTGGAGAACGAGACCCACTACGCCGAGGCCGTCATCGACAACGGCGCCTTCGGCACCCGCACCATCCGCTTCGAGACGGGCCGCCTGGCCAAGCAGGCCGCCGGCTCCGCCGTGGCGTACCTGGACGACGACACCATGGTGCTGTCGGCCACCACCGCCTCCAAGAACCCCAAGGACCAGCTCGACTTCTTCCCCCTGACGGTGGACGTCGAGGAGCGGATGTACGCCGCCGGCAAGATCCCCGGCAGCTTCTTCCGCCGTGAGGGCCGTCCCTCCGAGGACGCCATCCTCACCTGCCGCCTGATCGACCGCCCGCTGCGCCCGTCCTTCAAGAAGGGCCTGCGCAACGAGATCCAGGTCGTCGCCACGATCATGGCCCTCAACCCCGACCACCTGTACGACGTCGTGGCGATCAACGCCGCGTCCGCGTCGACGCAGCTGGCCGGCCTGCCCTTCTCCGGCCCGATCGGCGGCGTCCGCGTCGCGCTGATCCGCGGCCAGTGGGTCGCCTTCCCGACGCACACCGAGCTCGAGGACGCCGTCTTCGACATGGTGGTCGCCGGCCGCGCCCTTGAGGACGGCGACGTCGCGATCATGATGGTCGAGGCCGAGGCCACCGACAAGACCATCAAGCTGGTCGAGGGCGGCTCCGAGGCGCCGACCGAGGAGGTCGTCGCCGCCGGTCTCGAGGCCGCGAAGCCTTTCATCAAGGTCCTGTGCAAGGCCCAGGCCGACCTCGCGTCGAAGGCCGCCAAGCCGACCGCCGAGTTCCCGATCTTCCTGGACTACCAGGACGACGTCCTCGAGGCCCTGACGGCCGCCGTCAAGCCCGAGCTCGCCCAGGCGCTCACCATCGCCGGCAAGCAGGAGCGCGAGGCCGAGCTGGACCGCGTCAAGGGTCTGGCCGCCGAGAAGCTCCTGCCGGAGTTCGAGGGCCGCGAGAAGGAGATCTCCGCCGCGTACCGCTCGCTGACCAAGACCCTGGTCCGTGAGCGCGTCATCAAGGAGAAGAAGCGCATCGACGGCCGCGGTGTCACCGACATCCGCACCCTGGCCGCCGAGGTCGAGGCCATCCCGCGCGTGCACGGCTCCGCGGTGTTCGAGCGTGGCGAGACCCAGATCCTGGGCGTCACCACCCTCAACATGCTCCGCATGGAGCAGCAGCTGGACACCCTCTCCCCGGTGACCCGCAAGCGCTACATGCACAACTACAACTTCCCGCCGTACTCCACCGGCGAGACCGGCCGCGTTGGCTCCCCGAAGCGCCGCGAGATCGGCCACGGCGCCCTCGCCGAGCGCGCCCTCGTGCCGGTCCTGCCGACGCGCGAGGAGTTCCCCTACGCGATCCGCCAGGTCTCCGAGGCGCTGAGCTCCAACGGCTCGACGTCCATGGGCTCGGTGTGCGCCTCCACCATGTCGCTGCTGAACGCCGGTGTGCCGCTGAAGGCCCCCGTCGCCGGTATCGCCATGGGCCTGATCTCCCAGGAGATCGAGGGCGAGACGCACTACGTCACCCTCACCGACATCCTCGGTGCGGAGGACGCCTTCGGCGACATGGACTTCAAGGTCGCCGGCACCAAGGAGTTCGTGACCGCCCTCCAGCTCGACACCAAGCTGGACGGCATCCCCGCCTCCGTCCTGGCCGCCGCCCTCAAGCAGGCCCGTGACGCCCGCCTCCACATCCTCGACGTGATGATGGAAGCGATCGACACGCCGGACGAGATGTCCCCGAACGCCCCGCGGATCATCACCGTCAAGATCCCCGTGGACAAGATCGGTGAGGTCATCGGCCCCAAGGGCAAGATGATCAACCAGATCCAGGAGGACACGGGCGCCGAGATCACCATCGAGGACGACGGCACGATCTACATCGGTGCCGCCGACGGCCCGTCCGCCGAGGCCGCCCGCACCACGATCAACGGCATCGCCAACCCGACGATGCCCGAGGTCGGCGAGCGCTACCTCGGTACGGTCGTGAAGACGACCACCTTCGGTGCGTTCGTCTCGCTGCTGCCCGGCAAGGACGGTCTGCTGCACATCTCGCAGATCCGCAAGCTCGCCGGCGGCAAGCGCGTGGAGAACGTCGAGGACGTCCTCGGCGTGGGCCAGAAGGTCCAGGTCGAGATCGCCGAGATCGACTCCCGCGGCAAGCTCTCCCTCATCCCCGTGATCGAGGGCGAGGAAGGTTCCGACGAGACGCAGAAGGACGACGCCGAGCAGTGA
- the rpsO gene encoding 30S ribosomal protein S15, whose amino-acid sequence MSLDAATKKQIITEFGTKEGDTGSPEVQVAMLSRRISDLTEHLKTHKHDHHSRRGLLILVGQRRRLLQYLAKKDIQRFRALVDRLGIRRGAAGAK is encoded by the coding sequence GTGTCGCTCGACGCCGCTACGAAGAAGCAGATCATCACCGAGTTCGGTACCAAGGAGGGCGACACCGGCTCCCCCGAGGTCCAGGTCGCCATGCTCTCGCGTCGCATCTCCGACCTGACGGAGCACCTCAAGACCCACAAGCACGACCACCACTCCCGTCGTGGTCTGCTGATCCTGGTCGGTCAGCGCCGTCGCCTGCTGCAGTACCTGGCGAAGAAGGACATCCAGCGCTTCCGTGCGCTGGTCGACCGCCTGGGCATCCGCCGCGGTGCGGCGGGCGCCAAGTAA
- a CDS encoding ribonuclease J, which translates to MSHPHPELGSPPPLPEGGLRVTPLGGLGEIGRNMTVFEYGGRLLIVDCGVLFPEEEQPGIDLILPDFSSIRDRLDDIEGIVLTHGHEDHIGGVPYLLREKPDIPLIGSKLTLALIEAKLQEHRIRPYTLEVAEGNRERVGPFDCEFVAVNHSIPDALAVAIRTPAGMVVHTGDFKMDQLPLDHRLTDLHAFARLSEEGIDLLLADSTNAEVPGFVPPERDISNVLRQVFAGARKRIIVASFASHVHRIQQILDAAHEYGRRVAFVGRSMVRNMGIARDLGYLKVPPGLVVDVKTLDDLPDHEVVLVCTGSQGEPMAALSRMANRDHQIRIVDGDTVILASSLIPGNENAVYRVINGLTRWGANVVHKGNAKVHVSGHASAGELLYFYNICRPKNLMPVHGEWRHLRANAELGALTGVPHDRIVIAEDGVAVDLIEGKAKISGKVQAGYVYVDGLSVGDVGEPALKDRKILGDEGIISVFVVVDSSTGKITGGPHVQARGSGIEDSAFAAVLPKIAEVLERSAQDGVVEPHQLQQLIRRTLGKWVSDTYRRRPMILPVVVEV; encoded by the coding sequence TTGAGTCATCCGCACCCTGAACTCGGCTCGCCCCCGCCACTCCCGGAGGGCGGCCTGCGGGTCACCCCGCTCGGCGGTCTCGGCGAGATCGGCCGCAACATGACGGTCTTCGAATACGGCGGCCGCCTGCTGATCGTCGACTGCGGAGTGCTCTTCCCCGAGGAGGAGCAGCCCGGAATCGACCTGATCCTGCCGGACTTCTCGTCCATCCGGGACCGCCTCGACGACATCGAGGGCATCGTGCTCACGCACGGCCACGAGGACCACATCGGCGGCGTGCCCTACCTGCTCCGCGAGAAGCCGGACATCCCGCTGATCGGCTCCAAGCTGACCCTGGCCCTCATCGAGGCCAAGCTCCAGGAGCACCGGATCCGGCCGTACACCCTGGAGGTGGCGGAGGGGAACCGCGAGCGCGTCGGCCCCTTCGACTGCGAGTTCGTCGCGGTCAACCACTCCATCCCGGACGCCCTGGCGGTCGCCATCCGCACCCCCGCCGGCATGGTGGTGCACACCGGCGACTTCAAGATGGACCAGCTTCCGCTGGACCACCGCCTCACCGACCTGCACGCGTTCGCCCGGCTGAGCGAGGAGGGCATCGACCTCCTGCTCGCCGACTCCACGAACGCCGAGGTGCCGGGCTTCGTCCCGCCCGAGCGGGACATCTCCAACGTCCTGCGCCAGGTCTTCGCCGGCGCCCGCAAGCGGATCATCGTGGCGAGCTTCGCCAGCCACGTCCACCGCATCCAGCAGATCCTGGACGCGGCGCACGAGTACGGCCGCAGGGTCGCCTTCGTCGGCCGCTCCATGGTCCGCAACATGGGCATCGCCCGGGACCTCGGCTACCTGAAGGTGCCGCCGGGTCTGGTGGTGGACGTCAAGACGCTGGACGACCTGCCCGACCACGAGGTGGTGCTGGTCTGCACGGGTTCCCAGGGCGAGCCGATGGCGGCCCTGTCCCGCATGGCCAACCGCGACCACCAGATCCGCATCGTCGACGGCGACACGGTCATCCTGGCCTCGTCCCTGATCCCGGGCAACGAGAACGCGGTCTACCGCGTGATCAACGGCCTGACCCGGTGGGGCGCCAACGTCGTCCACAAGGGCAACGCCAAGGTGCACGTCTCCGGCCACGCCTCCGCGGGCGAGTTGCTGTACTTCTACAACATCTGCCGCCCGAAGAACCTGATGCCGGTCCACGGCGAATGGCGTCACCTGCGCGCCAACGCCGAGCTGGGTGCCCTGACGGGCGTCCCGCACGACCGGATCGTCATCGCCGAGGACGGCGTCGCGGTCGACCTGATCGAGGGCAAGGCCAAGATCTCGGGCAAGGTCCAGGCGGGATACGTCTACGTCGACGGCCTGTCCGTCGGTGACGTCGGCGAGCCGGCCCTGAAGGACCGCAAGATCCTCGGCGACGAGGGCATCATCTCGGTCTTCGTGGTCGTGGACTCCTCCACCGGCAAGATCACCGGTGGCCCGCACGTCCAGGCCCGCGGCTCCGGTATCGAGGACTCGGCCTTCGCGGCCGTGCTGCCGAAGATCGCCGAGGTCCTGGAGCGGTCCGCGCAGGACGGCGTCGTGGAGCCCCACCAGCTCCAGCAGCTCATCCGCCGTACCCTCGGCAAGTGGGTCTCCGACACCTATCGCCGCAGGCCGATGATCCTCCCGGTCGTCGTGGAGGTCTGA